TGACGTCACCGTCCGAGGGCCGGTTCCGCGTGCATCTTGATGCGGAACCCGAGGACTATGGCACGGCCGAACAGGCGATGAAACGGCTTGAAGACTGGCTGCGCGCTGGCGCCCTTGAGGACGCAAAAGCGGCTGGCGCTGAGGGTATTCAGGTCACAGCTCTGCGCGACGTGAAATCCGCTCAGGCTGAAAACCGTGAGGTATTCATCGAGGCCGATATCCTTGTCGAAGCCTCTGGTCGCCCGCGTATTGCGGTGGAATAGAGCCTCATTTCGGAGAACCCCATGCCGCGTCGTTTCGTTGATCTTTCCGTGCCTTTGGAAATGGGGATCGTGTCTGATCCCCCGATCATGTTGCCTGAAATCGAATACTTAACCCATGACCAAACCGCCGAGCAGGTGATGTCCTTCTTTCCGGGCCTCGCCAAAGAAGATCTTCCAGGCGGCGAAGGTTGGGCGATTGAGCGCCTCAAGGTCGCGACCCATAACGGCACACACCTGGATGCGCCCTACCACCACCATTCAACCATGAACAACGGGGAGCGCGCGATCACTATCGACGAAGTCCCACTGGAGTGGTGCATGAACACCGGCGTGAAACTGGATTTCCGCCATTTTGAGGACGGCTATGTCGTCACAGCCGCCGATGTTGAAGCCGAGCTTGACCGGATCGGCCATACCCTCAAGCCCTTGGATATTGTCGTTGTGAACACGTCGGCAGGGACGCATTACGGCCAGCCCGACTATTTTCTCAAAGGCTGCGGTATGGGGCGTGAGGCGACGCTTTTCCTGACGGAACGCGGTGTGCGCGTCACGGGCACGGATGCCTGGAGTTGGGACGCGCCGTTTGCGCTGACCGCCAAGGCCTATGCAGAGACCCAAGATCCATCCTTGATCTGGGAAGGCCATCGGGCCTCGATGGAGATCGGCTATTGCCACATTGAAAAACTGACAGCCCTAGAAGAGCTGCCAGCCACTGGGTTTGAAATTTCGTGCTTTCCGTTCAAGATCAAAGGCGCATCAGCAGGTTTTGTACGCGCCGTGGCGATCTTTGAGGACTGACCTTGGCGTGAAAGCAGCGCCTATTCAGCCGCTCGTTTTGGCAAAACCCAGCCCGCACGTGGGAAGTGACAAGTGTAGCCGCGAGGGTTCTTCACCAGATAGTCCTGATGATAGTCCTCAGCCTCCCAAAAATCGCTGACCGGTTCGACTTCGGTGACCACTTTCCCGGGCCAAAGGCCTGACACATCGACATCCGCAATGGTGTCCAGCGCGACGGCTTTCTGTGCCTCGTCGACATAGTAGATCGCCGAGCGATAGGACGTCCCGATATCATTGCCCTGACGGTTCACCGTGGTCGGGTCGTGGATCTGGAAAAAGAACTCCAGGATCTCGCGATAGGAGGTCTGAGCCGGATCAAAAATAATCTCGATGCCTTCGGCATGGGTGCCATGGTTGCGATAGGTCGCGTTCGGCACATCGCCGCCGGTATAGCCAACGCGGGTTTTCAGAACACCTTTTTGGCGACGGATCAGATCCTCCATGCCCCAGAAACACCCCCCGGCCAATACTGCACGTTCACTCATGCTACGTTCTCCACTTGATCGATATAGGCGCCATAGCCTTCGGTCTCCATGTCATCGCGATGCACGAACCGAAGGCTGGCTGAGTTGATGCAATAGCGCAAACCACCCCGATCCTGAGGTCCGTCCGGAAAGACATGCCCCAGATGGCTGTCGCCATGTTTTGAACGCACCTCGGTGCGGATCATACCATGCGTGGCGTCGTGGTGTTCGGTAACATGAGCCGCTTCGATAGGTTTGGTAAAGCTCGGCCAGCCACAGCCCGATTCATATTTGTCGGAACTGGCAAACAAAGGTTCACCCGAGACAACATCGACATAGATCCCGGGCTCTTTGTTATAAAGCAATTTCCCTGAACCAGGCCGTTCGGTCCCGCTTTGTTGCGTCACCCAGAACTGCTCGTCCGTCAGATTTGCGATGACATCAGGGTCTTTGCGATATTGGGTCATAAGAACCTCCAAATATGTGTCCTGTCCAATAGATGGCGCGCGTCGTTGGAATTCAAAGGTTTGTTGCCATAATCTGACAGAGCTGTGAACGCGATTACGACTTGCGCAAAGCTGGCAGGCCAACACCGGTTGAGTCAAATCCACCATCAGCCGCCAGGATCTGCCCCGTAATATAGCTGGCTTTGTCAGAGGCTAGAAAACAAATTGCCTCTGCGATCTCTTCTTCGCTTCCATAGCGATTGAGAGGAATGGCATCATGATAGGCATCAATGATGTCCTGCGAGTGCACAGCCATCGCGAGCTTGGTTCGCACAGGGCCAGGGCACACACAATTTGCTCGAATTCCGTATTCGCCCAATTCCGCGGCTTGCTGTTTCGTCAGTTGGATCACAGCCGCTTTTGACGTGCCATACGCCACGCGCAGGGTAGACGCGCGCAGGCCCGAGATTGAAGCGATATTCACTATGTTGCCCTTGGTCGCTTTCAAAACTGGTGTCGCCGCTTGAGACATAAGAAAGACCCCATCCAAATTCGTTGCCATAACGCGACGCCACCGTTCGAAATCGGTCTCTTCAATTGGCCCAAAGTCGGCGACGCCTGCGTTGTTAATCAATGCATCGACTTGGCCAAATGCGCTCAGCGTCTTTGAAAGGATATCTTCGACGTCGCTGGGATTTGAGACATCGCACTCAATAGGAAGAACCTGTTCTAAATCTGCGGATGCAGAGGTCAGCTCGGCACCATCCCAATCGACCATTGCAACGCGCCAGCCTGATTTCAGGAACAATCGCGTGGTCCCGAGACCAATGCCTCTCGCGGCTCCGGTAACCAAAGCGACTTTCTGTGTCATGTGCATTCATCTCTTGGGTTGTGTCCCCAAGAGATGGCACATGGGGTTTGCTCAGGCAACGCCTTAGGAGGTTGCGGTCGCCGCCTCGAGCGCGATGTCCAGCAACCCGCCGATCGCGCGCGCAGAGCTTTTCGCATAGACGCGGCCCAATTCCTGATCGCCCTTTAGAACGATATGAGTAGAACGGCTTGGCA
This is a stretch of genomic DNA from Cognatishimia activa. It encodes these proteins:
- a CDS encoding cyclase family protein; translation: MPRRFVDLSVPLEMGIVSDPPIMLPEIEYLTHDQTAEQVMSFFPGLAKEDLPGGEGWAIERLKVATHNGTHLDAPYHHHSTMNNGERAITIDEVPLEWCMNTGVKLDFRHFEDGYVVTAADVEAELDRIGHTLKPLDIVVVNTSAGTHYGQPDYFLKGCGMGREATLFLTERGVRVTGTDAWSWDAPFALTAKAYAETQDPSLIWEGHRASMEIGYCHIEKLTALEELPATGFEISCFPFKIKGASAGFVRAVAIFED
- the msrA gene encoding peptide-methionine (S)-S-oxide reductase MsrA, which encodes MSERAVLAGGCFWGMEDLIRRQKGVLKTRVGYTGGDVPNATYRNHGTHAEGIEIIFDPAQTSYREILEFFFQIHDPTTVNRQGNDIGTSYRSAIYYVDEAQKAVALDTIADVDVSGLWPGKVVTEVEPVSDFWEAEDYHQDYLVKNPRGYTCHFPRAGWVLPKRAAE
- the msrB gene encoding peptide-methionine (R)-S-oxide reductase MsrB, with translation MTQYRKDPDVIANLTDEQFWVTQQSGTERPGSGKLLYNKEPGIYVDVVSGEPLFASSDKYESGCGWPSFTKPIEAAHVTEHHDATHGMIRTEVRSKHGDSHLGHVFPDGPQDRGGLRYCINSASLRFVHRDDMETEGYGAYIDQVENVA
- a CDS encoding SDR family NAD(P)-dependent oxidoreductase, which gives rise to MTQKVALVTGAARGIGLGTTRLFLKSGWRVAMVDWDGAELTSASADLEQVLPIECDVSNPSDVEDILSKTLSAFGQVDALINNAGVADFGPIEETDFERWRRVMATNLDGVFLMSQAATPVLKATKGNIVNIASISGLRASTLRVAYGTSKAAVIQLTKQQAAELGEYGIRANCVCPGPVRTKLAMAVHSQDIIDAYHDAIPLNRYGSEEEIAEAICFLASDKASYITGQILAADGGFDSTGVGLPALRKS